One part of the Thiothrix nivea DSM 5205 genome encodes these proteins:
- the lptE gene encoding LPS assembly lipoprotein LptE: protein MKKLLLILNVLVWLTACGGEPFHLRGEKPLPAVLSQGVYLAGIDPRSDFGIALRDGLEDAGAEIKQDEQAAATTLTILKLDESRSVSGYSSTRQVREFNHFVNVNFRVKARGMAEGVERSVNAERSQVYDGKYVLGTAEEEAVIKEDLRREAVRLILLRLQAVKP, encoded by the coding sequence ATGAAAAAGCTGCTGCTCATCCTCAACGTGCTGGTCTGGCTGACTGCCTGCGGCGGCGAACCCTTTCACCTGCGCGGCGAAAAGCCGTTGCCTGCGGTGTTAAGCCAAGGCGTTTATCTGGCAGGCATCGACCCGCGCAGTGATTTCGGTATTGCCTTGCGTGACGGGTTGGAGGACGCCGGAGCCGAGATCAAGCAGGATGAGCAAGCCGCAGCAACCACCCTCACTATCCTCAAACTGGATGAAAGCCGTTCGGTATCCGGTTATTCCTCTACCCGGCAGGTGCGCGAGTTCAACCACTTCGTCAACGTCAATTTCAGGGTCAAGGCTCGTGGCATGGCGGAAGGGGTGGAGCGTTCCGTGAATGCAGAACGTTCTCAGGTATACGACGGCAAATACGTGCTTGGCACGGCGGAGGAAGAAGCCGTGATCAAGGAAGACTTGCGCCGGGAAGCTGTGCGGTTGATCCTGCTGCGTTTGCAGGCAGTTAAGCCTTGA